Genomic window (Saccharothrix australiensis):
AGGTTGAGGTAGGCGGGCCGGCCGAGCGCGGCGAGGCCGAGGGCGAAGTCGGGCACGCCGACACGGTAACCGGCGGCCCGTGGTGGCCGCCGGTCACGCGTCGCGCGGTCAGCTCGTCGGGAAGTCGTCCGCGGTGCGGATGCGGTCGCGGACCCAGACACCGGCGGGCTTGAGCTTGCCGGTGCCGCTGAACGAGGTTCCGGAGCAGGTGCCGGTCTTGAACACCGCGCCGGAGCGGTGGTCGTCGGAGAAGTTCCAGTTCACCCAGCTGATCTTCTTGGCGTTCATCAGGTCGATGTACTTCTGCGCCTGCTTGAAGTCGTTCGGCCCGTCACCGGACGCCTCCTGGGTGCCGAACTCGGTGACGAACACCGGCACCTGGTCGGAGACCTTCGACAGCACGCCGAGGTAGTCGCTGCCGTGGTCCGCCGCGTAGAAGTGGAAGGTGTACATGATGTTCTGCGCGGACACCGGGTTCTTGACGACTTCCTGCGGGTCCTTGCCGTCGGAGTAGCCGAACGTGGACCAGCCGTGCGTGCCGACCAGCACCAGGCTGTCGGAGTCCTCGGCGCGGATGACCGGGATGACCTTCTCGGCGTAGGACTTCACGCGCGACCAGGACACCTCGTTGGGCTCGTTGGCGATGTCGTAGATGATGTTGGTCTTGTCCTTGTGCCGCCGGGCGATCTCCTTGAAGAACGTCTTGGCGTGCGACAGGTTGTGGTTGGGGTCGCCGGGGTCGAGCTGGTGCCAGTCGACCAGCGCGTACATGCCGCGCTTGGTGGCCTCCTCGATGTAGCTGTGCACCAGGTCGGTGAACTTGCGCGGGTCTTCCTCGTAGCCGTCGTCCTGGATGTACATCGAGATGCGCAGCACGTCGGCCTTCCAGTCCTCGGCCAACGCGTCCAACGACTGGCTCTTGACGCACTTCGCGTACCACTGGATGCCGTGGGTGCTCATGCCGCGAAGCTGGATCGGCTTGCCGTGCTTGTTGCACAGCTTCACGCCGCACACCCTGAGCTGACCGTTGACCTCGGCGGGCGAGCCGGCCGGCAGCGCGGCGGCGGTCGTCTCCGGTGCGGGCGCGGCCTGGGCGGGCGACGCGCCCACCAGGACACCGGGTAGCACGAGCGTGGCCGCCAAGGCCAGCGCGGTGCGGAGCTTTGCCATGCGGCGCTCTCCTCTCATCGAGGCGGCGGAATTAGGCAGGAAACTTTCCTTACTACTGCGCCCGGACCATAACGACCACGCTCCGCGCCCGTCAAGGCACTCAGGAGTCACGACCTGGCGAACACCCGGCACCGGGCCGGGGTCGGTCACACCGGGCAGTCGACGGTGACCGTCGGTCGCGGATGGACGGTCGCGAGAGGAGCGCCACGACCGCGACCGCCCCGACGGTTCTCAGCTTCGGCGCGCCGAAATGTCGGCACCTCGTGGGACAATCGAACCGGGGGCAGGAGGCCACGCCCGAAGCCCCGCCACGGCCTCCTGCGCGCGACTGCCCGGCACGTCATCCCGCACGTGCCTCCCCACACCGCGCTCCCCCTCGCGAGCCCGCCCCCGCCGCCGCGCCACCCCGACGCGCGGCACCACCCCGACGCGCGGCACACCCCGCGCGGCACACCCCCGCGTAGCACCACCGCGTAGCACCACCCCGCGTAGCACCACCGCGCCACCTCACGCACCAGCCGCAGCCCGAACGAACCCGGCCCCGACCCGAAAACCCCCGGAACGAGCCGGAGCCCGCCCACACCGCGTGTGGACGGGCTCCCGGCGACGGGGACCGGTCAGAGGTACTGGCCGGTGTTGGTCGCGGTGTCTATGGCGCGACCCGACTCCTGGTTCTTGCCGGTCACCAGGGTCCGGATGTAGACGATCCGCTCGCCCTTCTTGCCGGAGATGCGCGCCCAGTCGTCCGGGTTCGTCGTGTTCGGCAGGTCCTCGTTCTCCGCGAACTCGTCCACGATCGCGTCGAGCAGGTGCCGCACCGACAGACCCGGCTGCTTGGTGTCCAGCAGGCTCTTGATCGCCGCCTTCTTGGCCCGGTCCACGATGTTCTGGATCATCGCGCCCGAGTTGAAGTCCCGGAAGTACAGGACCTCCTTGTCACCGTTGGCGTAGGTGACCTCCAGGAAGCGGTTCTCCTCCGACTCCTCGTACATGCGCTCGACGGTGTGCTGCACCATGCCGTCGATGCACGCCGCCGGGTCGCCGCCGAACTCCGCCAGGTCGTCGGCGTGGATCGGCAGGTCCGGGGTCAGGTACTTGTTGAAGATGTCCTTCGCGCCCTCGGCGTCCGGGCGCTCGATCTTGATCTTCACGTCCAGCCGGCCGGGGCGCAGGATCGCCGGGTCGATCATGTCCTCGCGGTTGGACGCGCCGATCACGATCACGTTCTCCAGGCCCTCGACGCCGTCGATCTCGCTGAGGAGCTGCGGGACGATCGTGGTCTCCACGTCCGACGAGACGCCGCTGCCGCGGGTGCGGAAGATCGAGTCCATCTCGTCGAAGAACACGATCACCGGGGTGCCCTCGGACGCCTTCTCGCGGGCCCGCTGGAAGATCAGCCGGATGTGCCGCTCGGTCTCGCCGACGAACTTGTTGAGCAGCTCCGGGCCCTTGATGTTGAGGAAGTAGCTCTTCGCCTCGCGGTGGTCGTCACCGCGCGCGGCGGCGACCTGCTTGGCCAACGAGTTCGCCACCGCCTTCGCGATGAGCGTCTTGCCGCAGCCGGGAGGGCCGTAGAGCAGCACGCCCTTGGGCGGGCGCAGCTTGTACTCGCGGAACAGGTCGGCGTGCAGGAACGGCAGCTCCACGGCGTCGCGGATCTGCTCGATCTGCCTGCCCAGGCCGCCGATGTCGCCGTACCTGACGTCCGGCACCTCCTCCAGCACGAGGTCCTCGACCTCGGCCTTCGGCACCCGCTCGTAGGCGAACCCGGCCTTCGAGTCCACCAGCAGCGAGTCGCCCGCCTTCAGCGGGGCGTCCAGCAGCGGCTGCGCCAACCACACGACGCGCTCCTCGTCGGCGTGGCCGACCACCAGCGCGCGGCCGATCGCGGCGTCCTCCTCGGACTCCAGGATCTCGCGCAGCGTGCACACCTCGCCGGTCCGCTCGAAGGCGCCGCCCTCGACGACCGTCAGCGCCTCGTTGAGCCGCACGGACTGGCCCAGGACCAGCGACGCCGTCTCGACCGCCGGTGACACCGAGACCCGCATCCGACGGCCGGAGGTGAACACGTCCACCGTGCCGTCCTCGAACCGCGCCAGGAACACGCCGTACCCGCTGGGTGGCTGGGCCAGGCGGTCCACCTCCTCGCGCAGCGCGAGGAGCTGGCTCCGTGCCTCTCGAAGGGTGTCGATGAGCTTCGTGTTGCGCTCGGTCAGCTGGCTGACGCGCTCCGTCGCCTCCGCCAACCTCTGCTCCAGCAGGCGGACGTGTCGTGGGGATTCCGTCAACTTGCGGCGCAGCAACGCGATCTCGTCCTCCAGGAACCTGATCTGCGCTGCCAGCTCACCAGAGTTGTTGCCCTTGTTCAGCTCGCCGCCCTCGTCGGGCTGGCTGCCGGGATGACCGTGCTGCATGTCGGCACCCTCCTCCCGTGTTCGTACGACAACGGTACCGGCGATCACCGACAAAAGCGGCCACCCGCCGGGTTCCCGAGGGTCGCGTGATCACACATTCCCCCCGGTCGGCGGGTCCAACTGCTCCATCTCGGTGTCTGGCGAGACCTCCCACCCGCTACCGTGCGTCCCAGTACGGAGTACCACTCGCGTGTTTCGGGCAGTGTCCACTGCCACCAGCGGAAAGTTCTAGGAGAACGTGATGTCCGTCCCGCCGCAGCAGCCGGACCCCTACGGGCAGCAGCCGGGCCAACCTGGCGAACAACCAGGTCGATTCGGCGGGCAGCCGGGGTACGGCCGGCAGCCCGGCGGATTCCCGCCGCCGCCCCAGGATTTCCCACAGGGTGGGCAGCAGCAACCGGGGTACGGCCCGCCCTCGGGCGGTTTCCCGCCGCCCGGACAGCCGGGTCAGCCCTACGGCCAACCGCAGCCGGGCCAGCCCTACGGCCAGCCCGGTCCCGGTCAGCCCTACGGCCAGCCGGGCCCCGGCCAGCCCTACGGCCAGCCCGGCCAGTTCAGCCAGCAGTTCAACCAGCCCGGTCACGGCCAGCCGGGCCCTTACGGTCCGCAGCCGGGCGGCTACGGCGACCCCTACGGCGCGCCCCGCCGGAAGAGCCCCCTGCCCTGGCTGCTCGCGGGTGGCGGTGTGCTCGTCATCGGCCTCGTCGTCGTGCTGGTGCTCACGCTCGGTGGCGGCTCCAACGGCACGCCCAAGGACGCGGCGGACAGCTTCGCGGCGGCCATGTCGAGCAAGGACTACGACAAGCTGCGGTCGCTGACCTGCGCCGAGGACAAGAAGGAGATCGACGACCTGAAGAAGGCGTTCGACCCCGACTCGATCAGCAGCGAGATCGGCAAGAACCTCGACAACATGCCGCCGGAGCTGCGGGACAAGGCCAAGCGGATGCAGGAGGCGGCGAAGAACGTCAAGATCGTCGCCACCGTCAAGGGCGTCGAGGAGAAGGACGCCACGCACGCCGAGGCCGACATCTCGATCAAGCTGGAGGGCCTGCCCGAGGAGCTGAAGGAACTGGTCAACGGCGACACGAGCAACAAGATCCCGTTCATCAAGACCGACGACGGCTGGGTCGCCTGCGAGAAGAAGTGACCCGGCCCCGGCGCAACGGCCCGTGTCGCACCGCGGCACGGGCCGCTTCCGCTGGTCAGCCCTTCGACGGGCGGCGCTGGGGCCGCGGCGGGACGACACCGTCGGCGAGGCGGCGGGTGGTCAGCAGGAACGCCGTGTGACCGATCATCCGGTGCTCCGGCCGCACCGCGAGGCCCACGACGTGCCACGGGCGCACGAGCGTCTCCCACGCGTGCGGCTCGGTCCAGTGCTGCTGCTCGCGGATCGCCTCGGTGACCCTCGACAGCTGCGTGGTGGTCGCCACGTACACCACGAGCACGCCGCCGGGGACGAGGTTGCGCGCCACGGCGGGCAGCACGTCCCACGGCGCGAGCATGTCCAGGACGACCCGGTCGACCTCACCCTCGTGGTCGACCACGTCACCGACGGTGAGCGACCAGTTGCCGGGGCGTTCGCCGAAGAACTGCTCGACGTTGCGGATCGCGTGGTCGGCGTGGTCCTGGCGGACCTCGTACGACGTCACGCTGCCCTTCTCGCCAACGGCTCGCAGCAGCGAACACGTCAGCGCGCCCGAACCCGCGCCCGCCTCCAGCACCCGCGCGCCGGGGAACACGTCGCCGTACATCACGATCTGCGCCGCGTCCTTGGGGTAGATGACCTGCGCGCCGCGCGGCATCGACAGCACGTAGTCCGACAGCAGGGGCCGCAGCGCCAGGAACGACGTGCCGCCGACCGACGTGACCACGGAGCCCTCGGGCTGCCCGATGAGCTTGTCGTGCGGCAGCGCGCCGCGGTGGGTGTGGTACTCCTTGCCCGGTTCGAGCACGATCGTGTAGTGCCGTCCCTTCGGGTCGGTCAACTGCACCCGGTCTCCGGGCTGGAACGGACCACTGGCGGTGCTCACCGCGGGGAACCTCCTGTGCGAACCTGCGTACAACGGCGCACGATGGTCGCAGAAGGCCCCGCGGCCCAGCTCAGCGGCCTCGCCGCACGCGCACGCCGGACACCGTCAGCAGCGTGCCCAGGGCGACGAACGCGAGCGCGGCGGGCAGCTGCGCCCACGCCGGCAGGTGCATCGCGACGAACCAGCTCCTGGCGTCGACGTCCAGCCCCATCAGCACCAGCGGGACCAACCCCTGCGGGACCAGCAGGATGATCCCCAGCACCTCACGCATCACGCTCCCCCTTCCCGGCGAGCACCCCACCGGCTTCCTTGACCGAGTAGTAGACGGGCCACCCCACCAGCCAGATCGCGCCCACCACCGACATCGTCCCCATCTGCCCCCAGAGGACCTGCGTGCGCTCCGGGGTGGCCACCACGTACATCAGCAGCAGCATCACCGCGCAGGCGATGCCCCAGGCGAGCAGGAACTTGAACCACTCGCGCCACTCGTGGCGCACTCGTGCGACCCCGTGCTTGGGCGGCTTGACCGGCGGCGGACCGCCGGCGAACCGGTGGGCGAACCGCTGGTCGGCCCAGCGCAGCATGCTGTGCCCGAACGCGACGCTGACGCCCAGGTAGATCGCCGCGAGCCCGTGCGCGGTCTTCGCCTCACCCCCCGACCGCAAGTCGAAGACCGTCGCCACCAGCAGCACCACGTCCACCAGCGGCGTGCACACCAGGAGCGCCGTGCCGACCTTCGGCAGGCGCAGCACGTACCGTGCGAGCAGGCCCGCGCCGAGCACCACCCAGAAACCGATCTCACACGCCACGATGAGTACGACCAGCGGTTCAGTCACGAGGGGAATACTGCTGCTCGGAGGGGGCCCGACGCGTCGGTGGTCGGGCCGACGACGGGTCATCACTTCGTATGACGCCGGGCGCGCCGACCGTGTGCTGTGATGCGGGGGTGTGGACCCGCCCGAGGAACCGCGAGCTGCTGGTCGCGGCCGGCTTGTTCGCCATCGGTGTGCTGATCTACGGGCTTGAGCTGGACCTGGTGTTCGGCGACGAGCAGCCGACGACCACCACGGCACGCCTGGCTGTCCTGGCGGTGGCGTGCCTCGGTACGGCGCTGCGCCGCGCCGCGCCGGTGGTCGCGCTGGTGATCGCCACGGCGGCGGCGCTGGTGGACCTGACGCGGGGGCTCAGCCTGCCGGTGATCATGGCGTTCGTCGACGTGCTGTTCGTGGTGTCGCTGGACGGGCCGCGGCGCCTGCACCGGGTGCTGATCGGCGTAGTCGCGGTCGCCACGCTCGGGCTGACGCTGACCGTGGCGGTGCTGGGCGACTGGCGGGAGTCCTTCTACGCCGGGTTGCAGGTGTTCTCGCTGGTGTGCGTGCCGGTGTGGTGGGCGACGAACATCCGCCAGCACCGGGAGAACGCCGAGCAGGTGGCCCGCATCGCGGAGCTGGACCGGCGGGCGGCGGTCGCCTCGGAACGCACGCGGATGGCCCGCGACCTGCACGACGTCATCGCGGGGCACCTGTCGGCGATCGCGATCCAGTCCGAGGCGGTGCTGTCCATGCAGGCCGACTCGGAGACCGTGCGGACGGTGCTGAAGTCGGTGCGGGAGAACAGCGTGCGGTCGCTGGCGGAGATGCGCACCATGATCGACGTGCTGCGGGCGGACGACCCGGTGGACGAGCCGGCCATCGCGCGGCTCGCCGACGCCGACCTGCTGGTCGACTCGGCGCGGGCGGGCGGGCTGGCGGTGGAGTGCGCGCTGGACGACGTGGACGGGCTGCCCGCCGCGGTGGACCTCGCGGCGTACCGCATCCTCCAGGAGGCGCTGACGAACGCGTTGAAGCACGGCTCGTCGGCCTCGGTGCGGGTGGAACGGCAGGTCAGGCGGTTGGTGGTGGTCGTGCGCAACACGGCGCGCGACACGGCGGCGGAAGGGTCGGGGACGGGATTGGTGAGCATGGCGGAACGCGCGCACGCGGTCGGCGGGACGTTCTCCGCGGGCCGGGACGGCCGCGACTGGCTGGTCCGGGCGGAGCTGCCGCTGTGACGACGGTGCTGGTGGCCGACGACCACGCCGCGATCCGCGCGGGCCTGGTGATGATCCTGGGCGGCGCCGAGGGCATCGAGGTGGTGGGCGAGGCGGCGGACGGCGCGACGGCCGTGCGGCTGGCCGACGAGCTGCGGCCGGACGTGGTGCTGATGGACATCCGGATGCCCGGCGTGGACGGCATCGAGGCGACCCGGCGGCTCGCCGGCGTGTGCGAGGTGCTGGTGCTGACCACGTTCGACCTGGACGAGTACGTGCACGGGGCGTTGCGGGCGGGCGCGGCGGGCTTCCTGCTCAAGTCGGTGGAGGCGCCCGCGCTGGTGGAGGCCGTGCGGCAGGTCGCGGCGGGTGACGGCGTGCTCGCGCCGAGCGTGACGCGGCGGCTGATGCGCGAGTTCGCCTCGGCCGCGCCCCGCGGCCGCCCGCCGGCGCTCGACGCGCTGACCGACCGCGAGGTCGAGGTGCTGCGGTGCCTCGGCGAAGGTCTGTCGAATCACCAGATCGGGCGAAAGCTGCACATCGGCGAGACGACCGTGAAGACGCACGTGTCCCGCGTGCTGACCAAGCTGGACCTGCGGTCGCGCGTGCAGGCGGCGATCCTGGCGCAGGACGCCGGGCTGCTCAGCGACGGTCCAAAGCGGCTTTGAGGTCCTCCCGCCGCAGCACGCCGGCGGGCCGTCCCTCCAGGTCGACCACCAGGTACTCCCAGGCGGCGGTGCCGTGGACGCGTTCGACGACCTCGTCGCCGTGCTCGTTCTCCAGCAGCACGGTCTCCGGCCGGATCGGCACGGCGGCCTGCTCGGCGGGCGCGTGCGGCGACGTGGCCGCGAGCCGCCGCGCCAAGTCCCGGTCCAGCAGGCCGGCCGCGACGCCGTCCGCGCGCACCAGCACCACACCGCGGCCCGCCGACGCCGTCAACGCGCCCGACACGGGGCTCTCCGCGGGCAGTTGCAGCACCGGGCGCACCAGCTCGCCCAGGGTCAGGCCGTCGGGCCAGGCGCGGTGGCGCTCGGCGGCCGACTCGCCGCGCGCGCCCGCCACCACGAACCACGCGGTGAGCAGGCACACGCCGAACCGGAGCCAGCGGTCCTCGCTGCCCTCCAGCACGCCCCAGACGGCCCACACGACCAGCAGCGCGGCCACGACCCCGCCGCCGACCACGGCGGCCCTGGTGCCCGCCGCGCGCCGCCCCGTGGCCGCCCACACGCCGGCGCGGAGGATGCGACCGCCGTCCAGTGGCAGGCCGGGCAGCAGGTTGAACACCGCCACGGCGATGTTCGCGAACGCCGTCTGCGCGACCAGCAGCCACACGGCGTCGTGGTGCGGCATCGCCAGCGCGCCCAGCGCGAACGCGCCCGCCAGCACGATCGACACGACCGGCCCGGCCGCCGCGATCAGCCCTTCGTGGGCGGGTTTGGCGGGGGTGCGCATCACCTCGGACACGCCGCCGAGCAGGAACAGCCGCAGCCGCCGCACCGGCAGCCCCAGGCGCAGCGCCACCAGGCTGTGGCCGAGCTCGTGGGCGAGCACCGACAACCCGAGGAAGACCGCGAACGTGGCCGCGAGCACCACCCCGGCGAGACCACCGGTCCCCGGCGCGATCCGCTCGACCAACGGGGCGTAAAGCACCACGATCGCAGCCGAACCAAGCCACCACGAGGGCGCGAGCAACACCGGAATCCCGGCAGCGCGAAACAGGGGCAACCCCCCATCCCGCCCAACCCGCCGCCGCCAACTCTGCCCCGTCACCACGCCCGAAGCCTAGGCCCCACCACGTATCACCGCTGTGACCCAACTCCCCCACCCCAACTCCCTTGCCCCTCCTCCCCCTCCCCTTCCCCTCCCCTCGATGTCGCGCAGCGACGAGCCCCGCCCCGCGAGGCCGCGTCGGCTTGTCGCGCCTCATTTCCCGCCGATCACGCTTTTCGATCGGCGGGAAATCAGGCGCGATGAGCCGACCACAAGGCGGCCGAGCCGCCGCGACGAAGTCGCGGCCATCCAACACTGTCGGTCCCCTGCCCTATCGTTCTGACCATGGCAGTGCCGACGATCACCGACCGCCCTGTTCGCAGGCCAGCGCTGTCGCCCTCCCGCGCGGGCGACTTCAAGCAGTGCCCGCTGCTGTACCGCTTCCGCGCGGTCGACCGGCTGCCGGAAAAGCCGACGAGAGCGCAGGTCAGGGGCACGGTCGTCCACGCCGTCCTGGAGGACCTGTTCGGCCTGCCCGCCGCCGAGCGCCTGCCCGAGCGCGCCCGCGAGCTGGTGGGCCCGGCGTGGGAGCGGGTCCGCGCCGAGCGGCCCGAGTTCGCGGACCTGTTCGAGGGCGCCGAGGAGGGCGAGCAGGCGGAGTGGCTGGCGTCGGCCGAGAGCCTGCTGGACGGCTACTTCGGGTTGGAGGACCCGCGCCGCTTCGACGCGGACGCCCGTGAGCTGCTGGTCGAGTGGGAGCTGCCGTCGGGCGTGCTGCTGCGCGGCTTCGTCGACCGCGTGGACGTGGCCCCGACCGGCGAGATCCGGGTGGTGGACTACAAGACGGGCGCCGCGCCGCGCGAGGTCGGCGAGGCGAAGGCGCTGTTCCAGATGAAGTTCTACGCGCTGGTGCTGTGGCGGTTGCGCGGTGTGGTGCCGCGCCAGCTGCGGCTGATGTACCTGGCCGACCGGCAGGCGTTGGCGTACACCCCGGACGAGGCGGAGCTGAGCCGGTTCGAGCGGACGCTGGAGGCGATCTGGGACGCGATCCTGCGCGCGGCGAAGTCGGGCGACTTCCGGCCGAACCCGAGCAGGCTGTGCGACTACTGCGACCACAAGGCGCGGTGCCCGGCGTTCGACGGCACGCCGCCGCCGTACCCGGGTTGGCCGGAGCCGGACGCGAGCGAGTCGGTGTTGGACCGGGCGGACTGACGGAGGCTCCCACGGACCGGCGTCGGCGCGGCGATGCGCCGTGACCACCGCGCGACGCACTCCCCGCCGGTTCGCCGTCCCGGCGAGGAACCGGCGCACCCGCCCCGGCGGGGTGCCTGGCGAACCCGACCCGGCGGGAAGCCCGACGACCGCTTCCCTCGCACGGTCGCCTTAGTGCGTGCGCGCCGAGGCGGGGCCACCATGAGGTCGTGAGGTTCGAGGACCGGGCGGAGGCCGGCCGGGCGCTCGCGCAGGCGCTGCGGCGGGCAGGCTCGTGGTCCGACCCGCTGGTCCTGGGCCTGACGCGCGGCGGCGTCCCGGTGGCCCACGAGGTCGCGGTGGCGCTGGGCGCGGAGCTGGACGTGGCGGTGGCGCGCAAGATCGGCGCGCCGGGCCGGCCGGAGTTCGGCGTCGGCGCCGTCACGGCGGGCGGCGAGCCGATCTTCGACCCGGCCACGCTCCGGGCGCTGGGCCTGACGCCGCGCGACCTGGCCGTGTCCTGCGCGGCGGAGCAGCAGGAGGCCCGGCGTCGGCTCGACGCGTACCGGTCGGGCCGCGCCGTCCGGGTGGCCGGCCGGGACGTGCTGGTGGTGGACGACGGCCTGGCGACCGGGGTCACCGCCCGCGCGGCGCTGCGGGAGGTCCGGGCGGCCGGTCCGGCGCGGCTGGTGCTGGCCGTCCCGGTGGGCGCGACGCAGTCGGTCCGCGCGCTGCGCGCCGAGGCCGACCTGGTGGTGTGCCCGCACGAGCGGCACGACTTCCGGTCGGTGGGCCGGTTCTACCGGCGGTTCGACCAGACCACGGACGCCGAGGTGCTCACGCTGCTGGAGCAGCACCACCGCGAGTGACACGGCCGCCACCGACAGCCCACTCCGGAAGCCGGGCATTCGAGCGGCGAACCCCGCACAGGCTCACACCGATCGTGCTCACCACGAACGTCGCTATCACAAAAGTGAGCACCCCGCGCATCGACACGGGGCGGCACCCGACGGGGTGTGAGCACCCGGACCGGCACCAGCCGAGCGCCCCGCCACGGGTCACAGGCGCTTGTAGACGTCTTCGAGGGTGAGGCCGCGGCCGAGCATGAGCACCTGCACGCGGTACAGCA
Coding sequences:
- the arc gene encoding proteasome ATPase — protein: MQHGHPGSQPDEGGELNKGNNSGELAAQIRFLEDEIALLRRKLTESPRHVRLLEQRLAEATERVSQLTERNTKLIDTLREARSQLLALREEVDRLAQPPSGYGVFLARFEDGTVDVFTSGRRMRVSVSPAVETASLVLGQSVRLNEALTVVEGGAFERTGEVCTLREILESEEDAAIGRALVVGHADEERVVWLAQPLLDAPLKAGDSLLVDSKAGFAYERVPKAEVEDLVLEEVPDVRYGDIGGLGRQIEQIRDAVELPFLHADLFREYKLRPPKGVLLYGPPGCGKTLIAKAVANSLAKQVAAARGDDHREAKSYFLNIKGPELLNKFVGETERHIRLIFQRAREKASEGTPVIVFFDEMDSIFRTRGSGVSSDVETTIVPQLLSEIDGVEGLENVIVIGASNREDMIDPAILRPGRLDVKIKIERPDAEGAKDIFNKYLTPDLPIHADDLAEFGGDPAACIDGMVQHTVERMYEESEENRFLEVTYANGDKEVLYFRDFNSGAMIQNIVDRAKKAAIKSLLDTKQPGLSVRHLLDAIVDEFAENEDLPNTTNPDDWARISGKKGERIVYIRTLVTGKNQESGRAIDTATNTGQYL
- a CDS encoding RecB family exonuclease; the protein is MAVPTITDRPVRRPALSPSRAGDFKQCPLLYRFRAVDRLPEKPTRAQVRGTVVHAVLEDLFGLPAAERLPERARELVGPAWERVRAERPEFADLFEGAEEGEQAEWLASAESLLDGYFGLEDPRRFDADARELLVEWELPSGVLLRGFVDRVDVAPTGEIRVVDYKTGAAPREVGEAKALFQMKFYALVLWRLRGVVPRQLRLMYLADRQALAYTPDEAELSRFERTLEAIWDAILRAAKSGDFRPNPSRLCDYCDHKARCPAFDGTPPPYPGWPEPDASESVLDRAD
- a CDS encoding site-2 protease family protein; this translates as MVTGQSWRRRVGRDGGLPLFRAAGIPVLLAPSWWLGSAAIVVLYAPLVERIAPGTGGLAGVVLAATFAVFLGLSVLAHELGHSLVALRLGLPVRRLRLFLLGGVSEVMRTPAKPAHEGLIAAAGPVVSIVLAGAFALGALAMPHHDAVWLLVAQTAFANIAVAVFNLLPGLPLDGGRILRAGVWAATGRRAAGTRAAVVGGGVVAALLVVWAVWGVLEGSEDRWLRFGVCLLTAWFVVAGARGESAAERHRAWPDGLTLGELVRPVLQLPAESPVSGALTASAGRGVVLVRADGVAAGLLDRDLARRLAATSPHAPAEQAAVPIRPETVLLENEHGDEVVERVHGTAAWEYLVVDLEGRPAGVLRREDLKAALDRR
- a CDS encoding glycoside hydrolase family 5 protein produces the protein MAKLRTALALAATLVLPGVLVGASPAQAAPAPETTAAALPAGSPAEVNGQLRVCGVKLCNKHGKPIQLRGMSTHGIQWYAKCVKSQSLDALAEDWKADVLRISMYIQDDGYEEDPRKFTDLVHSYIEEATKRGMYALVDWHQLDPGDPNHNLSHAKTFFKEIARRHKDKTNIIYDIANEPNEVSWSRVKSYAEKVIPVIRAEDSDSLVLVGTHGWSTFGYSDGKDPQEVVKNPVSAQNIMYTFHFYAADHGSDYLGVLSKVSDQVPVFVTEFGTQEASGDGPNDFKQAQKYIDLMNAKKISWVNWNFSDDHRSGAVFKTGTCSGTSFSGTGKLKPAGVWVRDRIRTADDFPTS
- a CDS encoding sensor histidine kinase, which produces MWTRPRNRELLVAAGLFAIGVLIYGLELDLVFGDEQPTTTTARLAVLAVACLGTALRRAAPVVALVIATAAALVDLTRGLSLPVIMAFVDVLFVVSLDGPRRLHRVLIGVVAVATLGLTLTVAVLGDWRESFYAGLQVFSLVCVPVWWATNIRQHRENAEQVARIAELDRRAAVASERTRMARDLHDVIAGHLSAIAIQSEAVLSMQADSETVRTVLKSVRENSVRSLAEMRTMIDVLRADDPVDEPAIARLADADLLVDSARAGGLAVECALDDVDGLPAAVDLAAYRILQEALTNALKHGSSASVRVERQVRRLVVVVRNTARDTAAEGSGTGLVSMAERAHAVGGTFSAGRDGRDWLVRAELPL
- a CDS encoding tRNA (adenine-N1)-methyltransferase; the encoded protein is MSTASGPFQPGDRVQLTDPKGRHYTIVLEPGKEYHTHRGALPHDKLIGQPEGSVVTSVGGTSFLALRPLLSDYVLSMPRGAQVIYPKDAAQIVMYGDVFPGARVLEAGAGSGALTCSLLRAVGEKGSVTSYEVRQDHADHAIRNVEQFFGERPGNWSLTVGDVVDHEGEVDRVVLDMLAPWDVLPAVARNLVPGGVLVVYVATTTQLSRVTEAIREQQHWTEPHAWETLVRPWHVVGLAVRPEHRMIGHTAFLLTTRRLADGVVPPRPQRRPSKG
- a CDS encoding phosphoribosyltransferase, with amino-acid sequence MRFEDRAEAGRALAQALRRAGSWSDPLVLGLTRGGVPVAHEVAVALGAELDVAVARKIGAPGRPEFGVGAVTAGGEPIFDPATLRALGLTPRDLAVSCAAEQQEARRRLDAYRSGRAVRVAGRDVLVVDDGLATGVTARAALREVRAAGPARLVLAVPVGATQSVRALRAEADLVVCPHERHDFRSVGRFYRRFDQTTDAEVLTLLEQHHRE
- a CDS encoding response regulator, giving the protein MTTVLVADDHAAIRAGLVMILGGAEGIEVVGEAADGATAVRLADELRPDVVLMDIRMPGVDGIEATRRLAGVCEVLVLTTFDLDEYVHGALRAGAAGFLLKSVEAPALVEAVRQVAAGDGVLAPSVTRRLMREFASAAPRGRPPALDALTDREVEVLRCLGEGLSNHQIGRKLHIGETTVKTHVSRVLTKLDLRSRVQAAILAQDAGLLSDGPKRL